A single Abditibacteriaceae bacterium DNA region contains:
- a CDS encoding zinc-binding dehydrogenase has translation MKSKAAIFEGVGKPLIIDEIEVDDPKQGEVLVKLHATGLCHTEIWYMSGGDTQARSPMVLGHEGGGVVEKVGPGVTSLKEGDHVVPIYIPECGHCVECLSGETNLCSHLDDAYFNNTMNDGTVRFHRDGGDVHHFMLTSTFSQYTVIHEEALAKIRPDAPLEKACLFGCAVTTGIGAALYTAKVKPGSTCAVFGVGPVGLNAIQGCRLAGAGKIIAVDMNRERLEKARQFGATDLLVPEGGNGTAQVKEMTNGGADFVFEATGNVKVMRQALEATRYGGGKCVLIGVAKTGEVVEVTPRLLIAGRQLLGTAFGGCRGRTQLPGLIDKYMDGEILVDELVTGIIPLEKINDAFEEMKRDSGYRYVVKY, from the coding sequence ATGAAAAGTAAAGCCGCGATTTTTGAAGGCGTTGGAAAACCGCTGATTATCGACGAAATCGAAGTGGATGATCCGAAACAGGGCGAAGTCCTCGTCAAGTTGCACGCGACGGGTTTGTGCCACACCGAAATCTGGTACATGAGCGGCGGCGATACGCAGGCGCGCTCGCCGATGGTTTTGGGCCACGAAGGTGGCGGCGTGGTGGAGAAAGTCGGGCCGGGCGTGACTTCGTTGAAAGAAGGCGATCACGTTGTGCCGATTTACATCCCCGAATGCGGTCACTGTGTGGAGTGTTTGTCGGGCGAAACCAATTTGTGTTCGCACCTCGACGACGCCTACTTCAATAACACGATGAACGACGGGACGGTGCGCTTTCACCGCGACGGCGGCGATGTTCATCACTTCATGCTGACTTCAACATTCTCGCAATACACCGTGATTCACGAAGAAGCTCTCGCCAAGATTCGGCCCGATGCGCCATTGGAAAAAGCCTGCTTATTTGGCTGCGCCGTCACGACCGGAATTGGCGCGGCACTGTACACAGCGAAGGTCAAACCGGGTTCAACGTGTGCTGTTTTCGGTGTCGGTCCGGTTGGCTTGAACGCAATTCAGGGTTGCCGTCTGGCGGGAGCAGGAAAAATCATCGCCGTGGACATGAACCGTGAGCGTTTGGAAAAGGCGCGTCAATTCGGAGCAACCGATTTGCTGGTTCCCGAAGGTGGCAACGGAACGGCGCAGGTGAAGGAAATGACGAATGGCGGTGCCGACTTCGTGTTTGAAGCAACCGGCAACGTGAAAGTTATGCGTCAGGCCCTGGAAGCCACTCGTTACGGCGGCGGCAAATGCGTGCTGATTGGCGTTGCCAAAACTGGCGAAGTTGTGGAAGTTACACCACGCCTTCTCATTGCTGGTCGCCAGTTGCTGGGCACCGCATTCGGCGGTTGCCGCGGGCGCACCCAACTTCCGGGCCTCATCGATAAATATATGGATGGCGAAATCCTTGTCGATGAACTGGTGACGGGCATCATTCCGCTCGAAAAAATTAACGACGCTTTTGAAGAGATGAAACGCGACTCGGGCTATCGCTACGTTGTGAAGTATTAG
- the cobA gene encoding uroporphyrinogen-III C-methyltransferase → MNGIVYLVGAGPGDPGLLTCRGREILQRAEVVVYDRLIGAELLDLCRADAERIFVGKAAAQHAMQQEDINELLAVRALEGKTVCRLKGGDPFVFGRGGEEALHCLARGVRFEVVPGVSSGIAAPAYAGIPVTHREVATSFAVVTGHTKDDDSPPENLPEADTLLFFMGVRALPKIVRALRQKGRAADTPVALVRWGTTAQQEVVVGTLETIEAEVARAGLKPPALIVVGEVVRLRDQLRWFDNRPLWGQTVVVTRAREQASSLVEELRSRGASVVQCPSIQVEKLEDYTVADTVISELVAFDWIVFTSTNGVAHFWQRLEAQSKDARVFAANKIAAIGPATVDALKQRGIMPDFVPEESISERVGEGLLERGAKRVLILRAEEGREALEKTLRDGGCETSLVPVYRTRPDTSEAPRVQELLARGEIDWVTFSSSSTVRNFLEAVGEEVVKAARDSFRVAVIGPVTAQTARECGLEPDVIAAQASVESLAAALESDVGS, encoded by the coding sequence ATGAATGGAATTGTTTATCTCGTTGGTGCCGGTCCGGGTGATCCGGGACTTTTAACGTGTCGCGGGCGCGAAATTTTGCAGCGCGCGGAGGTCGTGGTTTACGACCGGCTAATCGGTGCGGAATTATTGGACCTGTGCCGCGCTGATGCCGAACGCATCTTTGTTGGTAAAGCTGCGGCGCAACACGCGATGCAGCAAGAAGATATCAACGAGTTGCTCGCAGTGCGCGCACTCGAAGGCAAAACCGTCTGTCGCTTGAAAGGCGGCGACCCCTTTGTTTTCGGTCGTGGCGGCGAAGAAGCGCTGCATTGTCTCGCGCGCGGCGTGCGCTTTGAAGTGGTGCCGGGCGTGTCGTCGGGCATCGCGGCTCCGGCGTATGCGGGAATTCCAGTCACGCATCGTGAGGTCGCAACAAGTTTTGCGGTTGTCACCGGCCATACAAAAGACGATGATTCTCCGCCCGAGAATCTGCCCGAAGCCGACACTCTTTTGTTTTTTATGGGAGTGCGTGCGTTGCCCAAAATTGTGCGTGCGTTGCGACAGAAAGGCCGCGCGGCAGATACTCCGGTTGCTCTGGTGCGTTGGGGAACAACCGCGCAGCAGGAAGTTGTCGTCGGGACGTTGGAGACAATCGAAGCCGAAGTTGCGCGCGCAGGATTGAAGCCGCCAGCGCTGATCGTTGTAGGTGAAGTCGTGCGGCTGCGCGATCAATTACGCTGGTTCGACAACCGCCCACTGTGGGGGCAAACCGTTGTCGTGACGCGTGCGCGTGAACAAGCGTCGAGCTTGGTCGAAGAGCTTCGCTCACGCGGTGCCAGTGTCGTGCAGTGCCCGTCGATTCAAGTGGAAAAACTGGAAGACTACACGGTAGCCGACACGGTTATTTCCGAACTGGTGGCCTTCGACTGGATTGTTTTCACATCCACCAATGGCGTCGCGCATTTCTGGCAGCGACTGGAAGCGCAGAGCAAAGACGCGCGCGTATTCGCTGCCAACAAAATCGCGGCGATTGGGCCAGCGACCGTAGATGCGCTAAAGCAGCGGGGTATCATGCCCGATTTCGTGCCTGAAGAAAGCATCTCGGAGCGCGTGGGCGAAGGCTTGCTGGAGCGCGGCGCGAAACGCGTCCTGATTCTGCGCGCGGAGGAAGGCCGCGAGGCGTTGGAAAAAACGCTGCGTGACGGCGGCTGCGAAACCTCACTTGTGCCGGTTTATCGAACACGACCCGACACGAGCGAGGCGCCGCGCGTGCAAGAACTGCTGGCACGCGGTGAAATCGACTGGGTCACATTCAGCTCTAGTTCGACAGTGCGAAACTTTCTCGAAGCCGTTGGCGAAGAGGTTGTGAAAGCAGCGCGGGATTCGTTTCGAGTTGCCGTCATCGGGCCGGTTACGGCGCAAACGGCGCGCGAATGCGGACTGGAGCCGGATGTTATTGCTGCACAGGCCTCTGTTGAATCGCTCGCCGCCGCGTTAGAATCGGATGTCGGGTCGTAG
- the hemC gene encoding hydroxymethylbilane synthase: MQTLVMGTRGSPLALAQSRQVAAALMRAHENLTVEERIISTTGDRQQTAPLPAIGGKGVFTLEIERALLEGSIDFAVHSLKDLPPDLPAGLHLGSIPARAPVADVCILNPDTVALFGDNDRALPFLPEGARVGTSSLRRRAQLLNLRRDLVIQDVRGNIDTRLKKLRAQPFDAIVLAAAGIERLGVVLDKATTHTLDETLCVPAPGQGALALECRIDDERTNTLLKALNCDCTRAEIAAERAAMRALNAGCSTPLGARALCDGTTVSLHACVLATDGARRLEARASAAKEDAHELGFAVAQDLLRQGARELMQ; encoded by the coding sequence ATGCAAACCTTGGTGATGGGAACACGCGGCAGTCCGTTAGCGCTGGCGCAGTCGCGTCAGGTCGCGGCTGCGTTGATGCGCGCGCACGAAAATTTGACTGTCGAAGAGCGCATTATCTCCACGACGGGCGACCGGCAGCAAACCGCGCCGTTGCCCGCGATTGGCGGCAAAGGTGTGTTTACGCTCGAAATCGAACGCGCCTTGCTTGAGGGCTCGATTGATTTCGCGGTTCATTCGCTCAAAGATTTGCCGCCCGATTTGCCCGCAGGTTTGCATCTCGGATCGATTCCGGCGCGCGCTCCGGTCGCCGATGTGTGCATTCTCAATCCGGACACCGTGGCCCTTTTCGGCGATAACGACCGGGCGTTGCCCTTTCTTCCCGAAGGCGCGCGCGTAGGAACGAGCAGCTTGCGCCGTCGCGCGCAGTTGTTGAATCTGCGCCGCGATCTGGTCATACAGGACGTGCGCGGCAACATCGACACGCGGCTCAAGAAATTGCGCGCGCAGCCGTTCGACGCTATCGTTCTGGCGGCAGCGGGCATCGAGCGATTAGGTGTTGTACTGGATAAAGCGACAACGCATACGCTGGATGAAACTCTTTGTGTTCCCGCGCCAGGCCAAGGTGCGCTGGCTTTAGAATGCCGCATTGATGATGAACGCACAAACACGTTACTCAAGGCTTTGAATTGTGATTGCACTCGCGCCGAAATCGCAGCCGAACGCGCGGCGATGCGTGCCTTAAATGCCGGTTGTTCGACGCCATTGGGAGCGCGCGCTTTGTGCGACGGCACAACGGTTTCGCTCCACGCTTGTGTGTTGGCGACCGATGGAGCGCGCCGTCTGGAAGCGCGGGCCTCGGCAGCCAAAGAAGATGCTCACGAATTAGGTTTCGCTGTTGCGCAGGATTTGTTGCGACAGGGTGCGCGCGAACTGATGCAGTAA
- the ccsA gene encoding cytochrome c biogenesis protein CcsA, with product MNLSLYENLFLSAAVAAYLAAMLFLWSQMFFHADDISARMERGHAVAGKWGGALLLCGALLHAVALAGQGAALFSVRVGVAGLFGWILAVLYLLLGKRLASSRGNSLGAFVAPVVLFAAMYSLFDPSLHQAARPETLEKPWLVVHVALIALSYSVLSIAFAASLIYFWQERLLKRKQLAGLWQRLPPLSVADEWTYRATTFGLSALTLGMIVGVVWMARHQHAYEIWSDPKVLLTSATWTLFALYLAARWWLGWRGRRTNMVVIYGFVLLVISFLGAPHVLNGIPR from the coding sequence ATGAATTTGTCTCTGTACGAGAACCTCTTTCTTTCGGCGGCAGTTGCGGCGTATCTGGCGGCGATGCTCTTTCTGTGGAGCCAAATGTTTTTTCACGCCGATGACATTTCGGCGCGCATGGAACGTGGACACGCGGTTGCGGGAAAGTGGGGCGGTGCGTTGCTGCTCTGTGGAGCCCTGTTGCACGCCGTTGCGTTGGCGGGGCAAGGCGCTGCACTGTTTTCCGTGCGCGTCGGCGTTGCCGGTTTGTTTGGCTGGATTCTCGCGGTGCTGTATCTGCTGCTGGGCAAACGATTGGCCTCGTCGCGAGGCAACTCTCTGGGGGCTTTTGTTGCGCCAGTTGTTTTGTTTGCGGCGATGTATTCGCTTTTCGATCCGTCGCTGCACCAAGCGGCGCGCCCGGAGACTTTGGAAAAGCCGTGGCTTGTGGTTCACGTTGCGCTGATTGCGTTGTCGTACAGCGTTCTGTCGATTGCTTTTGCAGCATCGCTGATTTATTTCTGGCAAGAACGGTTGCTTAAGCGCAAGCAGCTTGCAGGCTTGTGGCAACGCTTGCCTCCACTTTCGGTCGCGGATGAATGGACGTATCGCGCAACAACTTTTGGTTTGTCTGCGCTCACGCTTGGTATGATTGTCGGCGTCGTGTGGATGGCGCGCCACCAACACGCCTATGAAATCTGGAGCGACCCCAAAGTTCTCCTGACTTCGGCAACTTGGACGCTTTTCGCTTTGTACCTCGCCGCGCGTTGGTGGCTCGGATGGCGCGGTCGTCGCACCAATATGGTTGTTATTTACGGCTTTGTTCTGCTCGTCATTTCGTTTCTGGGCGCTCCGCACGTTTTGAATGGTATCCCCCGTTAA
- the hemA gene encoding glutamyl-tRNA reductase — MQLLLLGLNHNSAPVEVREQLALSPSRLPLALRGLREQCGAREAAILSTCNRAEIYAIGSAEAAPRMEKFLSEFHHISARGLHSHLYHSSGGASARHLFRVASGVDSLVLGESQILGQVKSALEAARQSGTVAGSLDELFRRAISCGKRAREETQIGRGALSIGSAAVELARQILGPLEGHTVLILGAGKMSALTAQHLVASGARRVVVSNRTRERAEELASQFGDVHTEIADWSEFSRHLVDADIVISSTRAPHFVLSADTVAQAMKARRQRPLFLVDIAVPRDIDPKSHELDNVYLYDIDDLQSVVQGNRAQRQGELERVESIVEDEVSQWERWYRARDAQPVMAGLARRAGEIRDREVENALAQLPRLTAKEQEVVRVLAKQVASKIMHAPLRHLREAGGEGSPDVDALRRAFALEDTPQSKVENDRTSDAEASE, encoded by the coding sequence ATGCAGTTGCTGTTGCTTGGTTTGAATCACAATTCGGCGCCGGTTGAAGTGCGGGAACAACTCGCGCTTTCGCCGTCGCGATTGCCGTTGGCACTGCGCGGTTTGCGCGAGCAATGCGGCGCCCGCGAAGCGGCGATTCTTTCCACTTGCAACCGCGCTGAAATTTACGCCATCGGCAGTGCTGAAGCCGCGCCGCGCATGGAAAAATTCCTTTCCGAATTTCATCATATTTCTGCGCGCGGTTTGCATTCGCATTTGTATCATTCGAGCGGCGGCGCTTCGGCGCGGCATTTGTTTCGTGTGGCCTCAGGCGTCGATTCGCTAGTGCTCGGCGAAAGCCAGATTCTCGGACAGGTCAAAAGCGCGCTTGAAGCGGCACGGCAAAGCGGCACCGTCGCCGGAAGTCTGGACGAACTGTTTCGCCGCGCGATTTCGTGCGGTAAGCGCGCGCGCGAAGAAACGCAAATCGGGCGCGGTGCGCTTTCCATCGGTTCGGCGGCGGTCGAACTCGCGCGCCAGATCTTAGGCCCGCTCGAAGGCCACACTGTTCTCATTCTAGGCGCGGGCAAAATGAGCGCTCTCACCGCACAGCATCTTGTGGCGAGTGGCGCGCGTCGTGTCGTGGTCTCGAACCGCACGCGCGAACGCGCCGAAGAACTGGCCTCGCAGTTTGGCGATGTGCATACTGAAATCGCCGATTGGAGCGAATTCTCGCGCCATCTTGTCGATGCCGACATCGTGATTTCTTCGACGCGGGCGCCGCATTTCGTTCTTTCGGCAGACACTGTTGCCCAAGCGATGAAAGCGCGCCGTCAGCGTCCGCTGTTCCTGGTGGACATCGCCGTTCCGCGCGACATCGACCCAAAATCGCACGAGCTCGACAACGTGTACCTTTACGACATCGACGATCTGCAAAGCGTGGTGCAAGGCAATCGCGCTCAACGGCAGGGCGAGTTGGAGCGCGTCGAAAGCATCGTCGAAGATGAAGTTTCCCAGTGGGAGCGTTGGTATCGCGCGCGGGACGCACAGCCGGTAATGGCCGGGCTAGCCCGACGTGCCGGTGAAATCCGCGACCGTGAAGTCGAAAATGCTCTCGCGCAGTTGCCTCGTTTGACGGCCAAAGAACAGGAGGTCGTGCGCGTTTTGGCGAAGCAAGTCGCGTCAAAAATTATGCACGCGCCGCTGCGCCATTTGCGCGAAGCCGGTGGCGAAGGCTCGCCCGACGTCGATGCGTTACGCCGTGCATTTGCCCTGGAAGACACGCCACAGAGTAAGGTCGAAAACGACCGTACTTCGGATGCGGAGGCAAGCGAATGA
- a CDS encoding bifunctional precorrin-2 dehydrogenase/sirohydrochlorin ferrochelatase produces MILSLDVRDWPVLVVGGGRVAIRKAETLVKEGARISVIAPHILESTVEFDRTLRGFQSGDCTGFRMVFACTDSREVNALVGHEAKERGILCNIADAPDESDFHNCAMVTRGAIKVGLSTGGNSAALAKHLREKIEAAIGDEYAQLAEILGARRIAVKSGKNADARADAWRAVLGSDVLELLSAGNRSEAELRVDEILR; encoded by the coding sequence GTGATACTTTCGCTTGATGTGCGTGATTGGCCCGTTCTTGTGGTCGGTGGCGGGCGTGTCGCGATTCGCAAAGCCGAGACTCTTGTAAAGGAGGGCGCGCGAATTTCCGTAATCGCGCCGCACATTTTGGAAAGTACGGTCGAATTCGACCGTACTTTGCGTGGGTTCCAAAGTGGCGATTGCACAGGTTTCAGGATGGTTTTCGCATGCACCGATTCGCGCGAAGTGAACGCGCTCGTCGGGCACGAAGCCAAAGAGCGCGGCATCTTGTGCAATATCGCCGATGCGCCTGACGAAAGCGATTTTCATAATTGCGCGATGGTTACGCGAGGCGCGATTAAGGTTGGCCTATCGACGGGTGGCAACAGTGCGGCGTTAGCGAAGCATTTGCGAGAAAAAATTGAAGCAGCCATTGGCGACGAATACGCGCAGTTGGCGGAGATTCTGGGAGCGCGCCGCATCGCAGTGAAGTCGGGAAAGAATGCGGATGCGCGCGCTGATGCGTGGCGCGCCGTGCTGGGAAGTGATGTGTTGGAATTGCTGAGCGCCGGCAATCGGTCGGAAGCAGAACTGCGGGTTGATGAAATTCTGAGGTGA
- the ccsA gene encoding cytochrome c biogenesis protein CcsA: MLIFLAVWITAGLLIGFSIPTIVDNATGAVLRTPQIAYFHVPMAIAMELGFVLAAWHGVMWLRTRNAKHDAASLAFAEVGFVCGIIATATGSVFAKHNWGMYWSWDPQQAGIATTLLLYAALFALRGAVDDDSKKRNAWAVYAILGMLTAIFATVVYRRILPVGSSLHPENTLVTSDWKNKFALWFNVFGYCFLLVYVAKLRAHVEMLREKVKEFSWTKA; encoded by the coding sequence ATGTTGATTTTTCTCGCAGTGTGGATAACAGCCGGATTGCTCATCGGCTTTTCGATTCCGACGATTGTCGATAACGCGACCGGCGCGGTTTTGCGGACGCCGCAAATCGCCTATTTTCATGTGCCGATGGCGATTGCGATGGAGCTTGGTTTCGTGCTGGCGGCGTGGCACGGCGTCATGTGGCTGCGCACGCGCAACGCCAAACACGACGCGGCTTCGCTGGCCTTTGCCGAAGTCGGTTTTGTGTGCGGCATCATCGCAACCGCGACAGGTTCCGTTTTCGCCAAGCACAACTGGGGAATGTATTGGAGTTGGGATCCTCAGCAAGCGGGAATCGCAACGACGCTGTTGCTTTATGCAGCGCTTTTCGCCTTGCGCGGCGCTGTCGATGACGACAGCAAAAAGCGCAACGCGTGGGCGGTTTACGCGATTTTAGGAATGCTGACGGCAATTTTTGCGACCGTCGTGTATCGACGAATTCTGCCGGTAGGGTCGAGTTTGCACCCGGAAAACACACTTGTCACCAGCGACTGGAAGAACAAATTCGCATTGTGGTTCAACGTGTTCGGCTACTGTTTCTTGTTGGTTTATGTGGCGAAGTTGCGCGCGCACGTCGAAATGCTGCGCGAAAAAGTGAAGGAGTTTTCATGGACAAAGGCTTAA
- a CDS encoding heme exporter protein CcmB, producing MRILAASWAVLQRDWRGEWRTRAALNAAVLFAVAAPVALSFSVARQSLEPEILAGCLWSVLLFAALVGLPRAFVKEEESGTALQLRLAAPPDAVLWGKAAFNFGLLALTQLAAVPLFAILLDARISSFSLLLGTLILGDIGLAASSTLLGAMASVARARGALFCAIAVPVLLPLLVVVSGATAAAFGARGDAAANLQILAAYDAAVVAAAWLLFPFVWE from the coding sequence ATGCGAATTTTGGCAGCGAGTTGGGCCGTGTTGCAGCGCGATTGGCGCGGCGAGTGGCGCACGCGGGCAGCGCTGAATGCGGCGGTTTTGTTTGCGGTGGCGGCGCCGGTTGCGCTTTCGTTTTCCGTCGCGCGACAAAGCTTGGAGCCGGAAATTCTCGCGGGCTGTTTATGGAGCGTTTTGCTGTTCGCGGCTTTGGTCGGCTTGCCGCGCGCATTCGTGAAAGAAGAAGAAAGCGGGACGGCGCTGCAACTGCGACTGGCCGCGCCCCCCGACGCGGTGTTGTGGGGCAAAGCCGCGTTCAACTTTGGCTTGCTGGCATTAACGCAACTGGCGGCGGTTCCGTTGTTTGCCATTTTGCTCGATGCGCGAATTTCGTCGTTTTCGCTGTTGCTTGGAACTTTGATTCTGGGCGACATCGGTCTGGCGGCGAGTTCGACGCTGCTCGGCGCAATGGCGAGCGTGGCACGAGCGCGCGGCGCGTTATTTTGCGCGATTGCCGTTCCCGTGTTGCTGCCGCTGCTCGTCGTAGTTTCTGGCGCGACCGCTGCGGCGTTCGGTGCGCGTGGGGATGCTGCGGCGAATCTGCAAATTCTGGCGGCTTATGATGCCGCTGTTGTGGCCGCCGCGTGGCTATTGTTTCCGTTTGTCTGGGAGTGA
- a CDS encoding ABC transporter ATP-binding protein — protein sequence MIRGENIGKRFGARTVLRGLNFRIERGEAVAVRGENGAGKSTLLKIIAGLVVPTTGKVTCELDGTARDWCGLGAPDAPLPRELTCRENLEFLATLRGLPPESVDAQLEKFGLRLRRFDLAGELSSGLRTRLQLAAATLHSPQVLLLDEPSANLDASGRAMLEEMLVEQRTRGIVLLATNDEREAALCDRSLSVK from the coding sequence ATGATTCGCGGCGAAAATATCGGCAAACGATTCGGTGCGCGCACGGTCTTGCGCGGGCTGAATTTTAGAATCGAGCGCGGTGAAGCGGTTGCGGTGCGCGGGGAAAATGGCGCGGGCAAAAGCACGCTGCTGAAAATCATTGCGGGTCTGGTCGTGCCGACCACCGGCAAAGTGACGTGCGAATTGGATGGAACAGCGCGCGACTGGTGCGGCCTGGGTGCGCCCGATGCGCCTCTGCCGCGCGAACTGACGTGCCGTGAAAATTTGGAGTTTCTGGCGACGCTGCGCGGCTTACCGCCGGAAAGCGTGGACGCGCAGTTGGAAAAATTTGGGCTGCGTTTGCGGCGTTTCGATTTGGCGGGCGAACTTTCGAGCGGTTTGCGCACGCGGTTGCAACTTGCAGCGGCAACGCTGCATTCTCCCCAAGTGCTGCTGCTCGATGAGCCATCGGCGAACTTAGATGCCAGCGGTCGCGCGATGCTCGAAGAAATGCTGGTCGAACAGCGAACGCGGGGAATCGTTTTGCTGGCGACTAACGACGAACGGGAAGCGGCGCTCTGCGACCGGAGTTTGTCGGTGAAATGA
- a CDS encoding polyprenyl synthetase family protein: MMNAEMPDARTVAAAATEVQSNSTVLPSALPWTLLQNLAGIEQPVDVMKSLSRIAPQMAAMETEIDHWVTSPIKLIADISSHTLGAGGKRLRPALVFAAAQLCGDDPQKADPRVTTCAAAVELIHSTSLIHDDVVDSAAVRRGKPAANLIWGNETSVLVGDYLFAQVFVAIAREGFHDLLKPIADATSQLCAGELLETQTRGMLSMKEKQYCDIIAMKTAALTECSCRLGATAMRADEEKVEALAHFGRDIGMAFQIVDDIFDIVSSEERLGKPVGNDIREGDVTLPMLRAAAVCSEEERTELASLLGKDPISAEEVQRALDIIRGSDAVQHCAEVAAKYIASAKAQLEIFPEGEAKQMLLDIADYVVTREK; the protein is encoded by the coding sequence ATGATGAACGCCGAAATGCCCGATGCGCGCACGGTTGCCGCAGCCGCAACTGAAGTACAGTCGAATTCGACCGTACTTCCTTCTGCATTGCCTTGGACACTGCTGCAAAACCTCGCCGGAATTGAACAGCCCGTTGATGTAATGAAAAGTCTTTCGCGCATCGCGCCGCAAATGGCCGCGATGGAAACGGAAATCGATCACTGGGTTACCAGCCCGATCAAGCTGATCGCCGATATTTCGTCGCACACGTTGGGCGCAGGCGGGAAGCGGCTGCGTCCCGCTCTTGTTTTTGCCGCCGCGCAGTTGTGCGGCGACGATCCGCAAAAAGCGGATCCGCGCGTCACGACCTGTGCGGCTGCCGTCGAACTCATTCATTCCACGTCGCTGATTCACGACGACGTTGTCGATTCCGCTGCGGTCCGACGCGGCAAGCCCGCAGCAAACCTTATCTGGGGTAACGAAACCAGCGTGCTTGTTGGCGATTACTTGTTTGCACAGGTTTTCGTCGCGATTGCGCGCGAAGGTTTCCACGACCTCCTCAAGCCGATTGCCGACGCGACGTCGCAGCTTTGCGCGGGCGAACTGCTGGAAACCCAAACGCGCGGAATGCTTTCGATGAAGGAAAAGCAATATTGCGACATTATCGCGATGAAAACGGCGGCGCTCACCGAATGCTCGTGTCGTTTAGGCGCGACGGCAATGCGCGCCGATGAAGAAAAAGTGGAAGCGCTCGCGCATTTTGGCCGCGACATTGGCATGGCTTTTCAAATCGTCGATGACATTTTCGACATTGTCTCGAGCGAAGAGCGTTTGGGAAAGCCGGTAGGCAACGACATTCGTGAAGGCGATGTAACGCTTCCAATGCTGCGCGCCGCTGCCGTTTGCAGCGAGGAAGAGCGCACAGAACTTGCGTCGCTTTTGGGCAAAGACCCGATTTCTGCCGAAGAAGTGCAGCGCGCGCTGGATATTATTCGCGGCTCTGACGCGGTTCAGCATTGTGCCGAAGTCGCCGCGAAATATATCGCGTCGGCCAAAGCGCAACTCGAAATTTTTCCCGAAGGCGAAGCAAAACAAATGCTGCTTGACATCGCCGATTACGTGGTGACGAGGGAGAAATAG
- a CDS encoding redox-sensing transcriptional repressor Rex — translation MSKTERQNEETGAGFKIPQPTIERLSAYLQCVRGMNADGTSTASSTEIAQRTGINAAQFRKDLSYFGEFGTPGRGYDVNELEAHIARIMGLEGQRDVILVGAGNLGAALSSYMGFSERHFRVVAIFDNDPAKVGKKVSGLEVFHSDELARVNAEIGAQVGVVTVPRSAAQEAVDKLVAAGILAILNFAPTKIGVRRGIAVRNVDLASEMEVLSYYLRAK, via the coding sequence GTGAGCAAGACTGAACGTCAGAACGAGGAAACCGGCGCGGGATTTAAAATTCCGCAGCCGACCATCGAGCGTTTGAGCGCGTATTTGCAGTGCGTGCGCGGCATGAACGCTGATGGAACATCGACAGCGTCATCGACCGAAATCGCGCAACGCACCGGAATCAATGCCGCGCAGTTTCGCAAAGACTTGTCGTATTTCGGCGAGTTTGGCACGCCGGGACGCGGCTATGATGTCAACGAACTCGAAGCTCATATTGCGCGCATCATGGGTTTGGAAGGGCAACGCGACGTGATTCTTGTTGGCGCTGGAAATCTGGGTGCGGCGCTTTCGAGCTACATGGGATTTTCGGAGCGCCATTTTCGCGTGGTGGCGATATTCGATAACGATCCGGCAAAAGTCGGAAAGAAAGTCTCCGGTCTCGAAGTGTTTCACTCCGATGAACTGGCGCGCGTCAATGCCGAAATCGGGGCACAAGTCGGAGTCGTCACTGTGCCGCGCTCTGCAGCGCAGGAAGCCGTCGATAAGTTAGTCGCCGCTGGAATTCTGGCGATTCTCAATTTTGCTCCGACGAAAATTGGCGTGCGACGCGGCATCGCCGTTCGAAATGTCGATCTTGCGTCGGAGATGGAAGTTTTGTCGTATTACTTGCGCGCGAAATAA